The following proteins come from a genomic window of Streptomyces sp. NBC_00539:
- the gcl gene encoding glyoxylate carboligase, protein MPRMTAAAAAVEILKREGVAHAFGVPGAAINPFYRELKNVGGIKHTLARHVEGASHMAEGYTRTAPGNIGVCIGTSGPAGTDMITGLYSAIADSIPILCITGQAPVSKLHKEDFQAVDIASIAKPVTKKATTVLEAAQVPGVFQEAFHLMRSGRPGPVLIDLPIDVQLTEIEFDPETYEPLPVYKPRATRAQAEKAVRFLLESERPLIVAGGGIINADAADLLVEFAELTNVPVISTLMGWGVIPDDHELSAGMVGVQTSHRYGNATFLESDFVLGIGNRWANRHTGYNLDAYLGDRKFVHVDIEPTQIGKIFAPDFGIASDAKAALELFIEIAKELKAEGKLPDYSAWVASHLERKGSLQRRTHFDNIPMKPQRVYEEMNKAFGPETRYVTTIGLSQIAGAQMLHVFKPRHWINCGQAGPLGWTIPAALGVASADPENPVVALSGDYDFQFMLEELAVGAQHKIPYVHVLVNNAYLGLIRQAQGGLGINFEVNLEFENINAPELGVYGVDHVKVVEGLGCKAIRVTDPNELGAAFEEAKKLAAEYSVPVVVEAILERVTNISMSKTVDMSDVTEFEELATEPGHAPTAIRPITV, encoded by the coding sequence ATGCCTCGTATGACAGCCGCCGCCGCTGCAGTGGAGATCCTCAAGCGCGAGGGTGTCGCGCACGCGTTCGGCGTCCCCGGCGCTGCGATCAACCCGTTCTACCGGGAGCTCAAGAACGTCGGTGGCATCAAGCACACCCTCGCCCGCCACGTCGAGGGCGCCTCGCACATGGCGGAGGGCTACACCCGCACCGCGCCCGGCAACATCGGCGTCTGCATCGGCACCTCCGGCCCGGCCGGCACCGACATGATCACCGGCCTGTACTCGGCGATCGCGGACTCCATCCCGATCCTGTGCATCACCGGCCAGGCCCCGGTCTCCAAGCTCCACAAGGAAGACTTCCAGGCCGTCGACATCGCCTCGATCGCCAAGCCGGTCACCAAGAAGGCCACGACCGTCCTGGAGGCCGCGCAGGTCCCGGGCGTGTTCCAGGAGGCCTTCCACCTGATGCGCTCCGGCCGTCCCGGCCCGGTCCTGATCGACCTGCCGATCGACGTCCAGCTGACCGAGATCGAGTTCGACCCCGAGACCTACGAGCCGCTGCCGGTCTACAAGCCGCGCGCCACCCGTGCCCAGGCGGAAAAGGCCGTCCGGTTCCTGCTGGAGTCCGAGCGCCCGCTGATCGTCGCCGGTGGCGGCATCATCAACGCCGACGCCGCCGACCTGCTGGTCGAGTTCGCCGAGCTGACCAACGTCCCGGTCATCTCCACCCTGATGGGCTGGGGCGTCATCCCCGACGACCACGAGCTGAGCGCCGGCATGGTCGGCGTCCAGACCTCGCACCGCTACGGCAACGCGACCTTCCTGGAGTCGGACTTCGTCCTCGGCATCGGCAACCGCTGGGCCAACCGTCACACCGGCTACAACCTGGACGCGTACCTCGGCGACCGCAAGTTCGTCCACGTCGACATCGAGCCCACCCAGATCGGCAAGATCTTCGCCCCGGACTTCGGCATCGCCTCCGACGCCAAGGCCGCGCTGGAGCTCTTCATCGAGATCGCCAAGGAGCTCAAGGCCGAGGGCAAGCTCCCGGACTACAGCGCCTGGGTCGCCTCGCACCTGGAGCGCAAGGGCTCGCTGCAGCGCCGCACGCACTTCGACAACATCCCCATGAAGCCGCAGCGCGTCTACGAGGAGATGAACAAGGCGTTCGGCCCGGAGACCCGCTACGTCACCACCATCGGTCTGTCCCAGATCGCCGGTGCGCAGATGCTGCACGTCTTCAAGCCGCGCCACTGGATCAACTGCGGCCAGGCCGGCCCGCTCGGCTGGACCATCCCGGCCGCGCTGGGCGTCGCCTCCGCCGACCCGGAGAACCCGGTCGTCGCGCTCTCCGGTGACTACGACTTCCAGTTCATGCTGGAGGAGCTGGCCGTCGGCGCGCAGCACAAGATCCCGTACGTCCACGTCCTGGTGAACAACGCCTACCTGGGCCTGATCCGCCAGGCGCAGGGTGGTCTCGGCATCAACTTCGAGGTCAACCTGGAGTTCGAGAACATCAACGCGCCCGAGCTGGGCGTCTACGGCGTCGACCACGTCAAGGTCGTCGAGGGCCTCGGCTGCAAGGCGATCCGCGTCACCGACCCGAACGAGCTGGGCGCCGCCTTCGAGGAGGCCAAGAAGCTGGCCGCCGAGTACAGCGTCCCGGTCGTCGTCGAGGCGATCCTGGAGCGCGTCACCAACATCTCGATGAGCAAGACGGTCGACATGAGCGACGTCACCGAGTTCGAGGAGCTGGCGACCGAGCCGGGCCACGCCCCGACCGCGATCCGCCCGATCACGGTCTGA
- a CDS encoding glutathione peroxidase: MSLYDIPLTTLSDEPTSLAAYKGKAILLVNTASQCGLTPQYSGLARLQFAYEEKGFTVIGVPCNQFGGQEPGSADDIQTFCAAGFGVTFPMLEKSEVNGENRHPLYQELVKTPDADGEAGDIQWNFEKFLISPAGEVVARFRPRTEPEAPEVIAAIEAQLPA, translated from the coding sequence ATGAGCCTGTACGACATCCCGCTGACCACCCTGTCCGACGAGCCCACCAGCCTGGCCGCCTACAAGGGCAAGGCGATCCTGCTGGTGAACACCGCCTCCCAGTGCGGCCTCACCCCGCAGTACTCGGGGCTGGCCCGGCTGCAGTTCGCGTACGAGGAGAAGGGCTTCACCGTCATCGGCGTGCCCTGCAACCAGTTCGGCGGCCAGGAGCCGGGCTCCGCGGACGACATCCAGACGTTCTGCGCGGCGGGCTTCGGCGTGACCTTCCCGATGCTGGAGAAGTCCGAGGTCAACGGCGAGAACCGGCACCCGCTGTACCAGGAGCTGGTGAAGACCCCGGACGCGGACGGGGAGGCGGGGGACATCCAGTGGAACTTCGAGAAGTTCCTGATCTCCCCCGCCGGTGAGGTCGTGGCGCGCTTCCGTCCGCGCACCGAGCCCGAGGCGCCCGAGGTGATCGCGGCGATCGAGGCGCAGCTGCCGGCCTGA
- a CDS encoding AMP-binding protein, which translates to MTENSATAQFLAARDFLLDRRGDYEAARAGFTWPRPERFNWALDWFDHIATGNGADALRIVEEDGTSRGVSFGELAVRSDSAANWLRDQGVGAGDRILLMLGNQRELWEVMLAAMKLRAVVIPATPLLGAADLRDRVERGQVRHVIVRAEDTGKFDEVPGTYTRIAAGPEVPTGWRRLEDMYQADSGFTPDGETLADDPLMLYFTSGTTARPKLVEHTHASYPIGHLSTMYWVGLRPDDVHLNIASPGWAKHAWSNLFTPWNAGATVFVYNYTRFDAERLMAEMDRGGVTTFCAPPTVWRMLIQSDLGLLRNPPREAVAAGEPLNPEVIEKVRQAWGVTVRDGFGQTETTLQIGNFPGAPVRPGSMGRPAPGYEIVLLDPVTGKESPDEGEVCVDLRTRPAGVMTGYRDDPERTAEAMAGGLYRTGDIASRDAEGHLTYVGRSDDVFKASDYKISPFELESALLEHEAVAEAAVVPAPDAVRLAVPKAYVTLAAGWEPGEETARVLFAHSRAVLSPYKRIRRIEFGPLPKTVSGKIRRVELRELTEAGSTAEYDEADLR; encoded by the coding sequence ATGACGGAGAACAGCGCCACCGCACAGTTCCTGGCCGCCCGCGACTTCCTGCTCGACCGCCGCGGGGACTACGAAGCCGCCCGGGCCGGCTTCACCTGGCCCCGCCCCGAGCGCTTCAACTGGGCCCTGGACTGGTTCGACCACATCGCCACCGGGAACGGCGCCGACGCCCTGCGGATCGTCGAGGAGGACGGCACGAGCCGGGGGGTCTCCTTCGGGGAGCTGGCCGTGCGCTCGGACTCGGCCGCGAACTGGCTGCGCGACCAGGGCGTCGGCGCCGGCGACCGGATCCTGCTGATGCTCGGCAACCAGCGCGAGCTGTGGGAGGTGATGCTCGCCGCGATGAAACTGCGCGCGGTCGTCATCCCCGCCACCCCGCTGCTCGGCGCGGCAGACCTGCGCGACCGCGTCGAGCGCGGGCAGGTGCGCCACGTCATCGTGCGCGCCGAGGACACCGGCAAGTTCGACGAGGTGCCCGGCACCTACACCCGTATCGCCGCCGGACCCGAGGTGCCCACCGGGTGGCGCCGCCTGGAGGACATGTACCAGGCGGACAGCGGGTTCACGCCCGACGGCGAGACCCTGGCCGACGACCCCCTGATGCTCTACTTCACCTCCGGCACCACCGCCCGTCCCAAGCTGGTCGAGCACACGCACGCGTCGTACCCGATCGGGCACCTGTCCACCATGTACTGGGTCGGACTGCGCCCCGACGACGTCCACCTCAACATCGCCTCGCCCGGCTGGGCCAAGCACGCCTGGTCCAACCTCTTCACGCCCTGGAACGCGGGCGCGACCGTGTTCGTGTACAACTACACCCGCTTCGACGCCGAGCGGCTGATGGCGGAGATGGACCGCGGCGGCGTCACCACCTTCTGCGCCCCGCCGACCGTGTGGCGGATGCTGATCCAGTCCGACCTCGGCCTGCTGCGCAACCCGCCGCGCGAGGCCGTCGCCGCCGGAGAGCCGCTGAACCCGGAGGTCATCGAGAAGGTCCGCCAGGCCTGGGGCGTGACCGTCCGCGACGGATTCGGCCAGACCGAGACCACCCTGCAGATCGGGAACTTCCCGGGCGCCCCGGTCAGGCCCGGCTCGATGGGCCGTCCGGCGCCCGGCTACGAGATCGTGCTCCTGGACCCGGTCACCGGCAAGGAGTCCCCCGACGAGGGGGAGGTCTGCGTGGACCTGCGCACCCGGCCCGCCGGGGTCATGACGGGCTACCGCGACGACCCCGAGCGGACGGCCGAGGCGATGGCGGGCGGTCTCTACCGCACCGGCGACATCGCCTCGCGCGACGCCGAGGGCCACCTCACCTACGTGGGCCGCTCGGACGACGTCTTCAAGGCCTCCGACTACAAGATCAGCCCGTTCGAGCTGGAGAGCGCCCTGCTGGAGCACGAGGCCGTCGCCGAGGCGGCCGTCGTCCCGGCCCCGGACGCGGTGCGGCTCGCCGTCCCCAAGGCGTACGTCACGCTCGCCGCCGGCTGGGAGCCGGGGGAGGAGACGGCCCGGGTGCTGTTCGCGCACTCCCGGGCGGTGCTGTCCCCGTACAAGCGGATCCGCCGGATCGAGTTCGGCCCGCTCCCGAAGACCGTGTCCGGCAAGATCCGCCGGGTGGAGCTGCGGGAGCTCACCGAGGCCGGCTCGACGGCGGAGTACGACGAGGCCGACCTCCGCTGA